A DNA window from Allokutzneria albata contains the following coding sequences:
- a CDS encoding NifU family protein: protein MTRNVSTVGDRIEELLGGLLPGESRQTAEELVRLLMELYGEGLARVVAVLREHDPALVERIAGDDVVAGLLLLHDLHPLDVDTRIRQGLDRARPHLGAHADRVEYSGVDAEGVVRLRLDGSRAGCPSATRAVREAIEKAVLDAAPETTGVEITGATTDLLQIGMGPPPGWRSGAGSTRWSEAS from the coding sequence ATGACGCGCAACGTAAGCACCGTCGGAGATCGCATCGAGGAACTCCTGGGCGGCCTGCTGCCGGGGGAGAGCCGCCAGACGGCCGAGGAACTCGTCCGGCTCCTGATGGAGCTCTACGGCGAAGGACTCGCCCGCGTCGTCGCCGTCCTGCGCGAGCACGACCCGGCGCTGGTCGAGCGCATCGCCGGGGACGACGTGGTGGCGGGTCTGTTGTTGCTCCACGACCTCCACCCGCTCGACGTGGACACCAGGATCCGGCAGGGGCTGGACCGGGCCCGTCCCCATCTGGGCGCGCACGCCGACAGGGTCGAGTACTCGGGTGTCGACGCCGAAGGGGTGGTGCGGCTGCGGCTCGACGGCAGCCGCGCAGGCTGCCCGTCCGCGACGCGCGCGGTCAGGGAGGCGATCGAGAAGGCCGTCCTGGACGCCGCTCCGGAGACCACCGGGGTCGAGATCACCGGAGCCACCACCGACCTGTTGCAGATCGGCATGGGACCGCCGCCCGGCTGGCGGTCGGGGGCCGGTTCGACCCGGTGGAGCGAGGCGTCATGA